Genomic segment of Desulfomonilia bacterium:
TTATTCCCAAGGTTCCCTCTTTAGAGTGTGAAGTTGTACTTTTGATATACCATTGAGAAGACGGTGTCAAAACATGACAGGGAAATAAGCGTTTTCATTTTTGTTTATGAATGCAAGCTGTCAGACCGGCAGCAGGAATTGCTTCAAGCCTTGCCCCCGGCTTTTTCAAATGAGAAAATTATATACTATCGTAAAGACAGCAAGCCGGTATGCCCAAGTATAAAGCTGTTTTCTGTCCAATTGCTATCGCTGCGATCAGTGCGACTTCTGTCGCTCGGCCTCAGAATCGACCTTCGTAACGCCGGAAGAAACAACAAGCTCGCCTTCCTTCAGCCCTCCAGTCACCTCAACTTGCGAACCGAAACTGATGCCTGTTGTTATCGTCCGTGCTTCGAACTTTCCTCCGCCCGTTTCAACAAAAACAACTTTGCGTCCGTCCTTGTCGATTATTGACTCCAGAGGAACGGCAAGCCTGGTTCCCATATCAATTTTAATCTCAGCAGATCCCTGCATCCCAGGCCTCAAACCGTTATCAGAATTTGAGATGCGCATGTTTACCTTTGAAAGCTTGCCTATAACCCCTGACGGAATGACGGTTTCTGTCTTTGTTTTGAATATCCTGTTCGGATAGGCGTCGATCAGTATTTCCGCTTCCTCGTCTTTTTTAATAAGAGGCATATCCGCATCAGCTACTTCTCCTACGAACATGACAGTGCTCAGATCCGCTATTGTAATCAGTTTGTTTCCTTCTGAAACTGAATCTCCCTTATTTATAAATTTCTTAACTATATACCCTGTAACCGGACTCATGATTTTAATATTTCTTGAGTATATGCCTGCCTTTTCAATCTGGCTTATAAGTTCATCGCTTATACCCATCTGCCTGAGTTTTTTTCTGGCAGTCTCCGCTTCAGCTTCTGATAAAGAACCGGGTCTGGTCGCGGCAATCAGCTCCTGCTGGGCTGCGAGGATCTCCGGACTGTTTATTTCTATCAGCAGATCACCTTTTTTTATGTATTTGCCCTCTTCGGCAACAACCGACTCAACAACTCCTTTAATATTTGTTTCAACCT
This window contains:
- a CDS encoding efflux RND transporter periplasmic adaptor subunit codes for the protein MNRRAVIIGISIIAAVIVIVLVSNALMKKAVPLKEPLPVVPQKIVNLNKPQILISDEDQRLMGIRKTEINRLKFGKTVKVQGKIDYDSENISEVETNIKGVVESVVAEEGKYIKKGDLLIEINSPEILAAQQELIAATRPGSLSEAEAETARKKLRQMGISDELISQIEKAGIYSRNIKIMSPVTGYIVKKFINKGDSVSEGNKLITIADLSTVMFVGEVADADMPLIKKDEEAEILIDAYPNRIFKTKTETVIPSGVIGKLSKVNMRISNSDNGLRPGMQGSAEIKIDMGTRLAVPLESIIDKDGRKVVFVETGGGKFEARTITTGISFGSQVEVTGGLKEGELVVSSGVTKVDSEAERQKSH